TTTGCATGTAAAATACTGGATTCATAGATCTACATTCTTTGGATCTATAGTTTTATATGTTAATAAATTGTTTAGATGTAACCTGCCAGCAACATGTTGAATATGGGTTTGATTTATTATCTGTACAGAATTCATGGAATTGCTTAGGCATCCAATGATATGCAGCAGATTTATGATGTTAATGACAGTGGTCGGTGTATTATCAATAAGCCTACAACAATCACAGTATGTAGTTGGGATTCGATTTGTGGTTGAAAAGGAAGAATGTTTATCTCATTCTATGCCATATGAAGGCGACACGGTTCAAGTTTCTTATGTTGTGATCAAAGATGATGTCCCATGGAATTCCGGTTTAGAAGACGGTGTCGATCTTATTGTAAGTTTTGTTTACATATTCTTTTTCTGTTGGACTTGTTGAGCAATTTCAGCTAGTGTCATTTGTGCCACATTTGGTTCTGAATTTATTTGGCATGTATATGCTTATTAAAAATGGAAGTTTCCTTGTCGCTGACTTATTATCATTCCCCCTTTCTTGCTTTCATTTACAGTCAGGTGGGACAGACCTTCGACGTTCTGCCAGGAAGAGGAAGCGTTTACAGTCAGTTAAGGAGTCATTCACTAGGAAGCGTTTACAGTCAGTTAGGAAGCGTGAACCTTTTTAATAAATTCTTGGCTTGTTTTGACCCCTTAATTAGTGATGGTGTATGACATTGTTTTCCATTTTTTAGTTTCTTTCATATGGTGGTGTTGTACTgatgttcttcttttctttctccttccgcaattgttgttgttgctattgaAGTAGAGATTGTAGCAGTTTGTAATGTAGCAGCGTGTAATGTCTTGATCTTGAATGTGCGAGTGCAGTGAATGAGTTAGATGAATGTTATGTTGCAGGGAAAGTGttttagatggcctgaatgtggccgAAAATAAACCGGGAAACTGAGGAAACTCTGTCAAATcggtttctggcgagttgactcaccataaacgggttaacccgtgaacccgcaggtttaacccgttacgggtgcgggttgaagaaatgaccaccagtgaagaatatcaacccgcgggttttgacccgtgttaacccgaacccgtgtaacccgtaacaagccagccccggcccgcccgtttgccagctctagccaGAGCCACCGtcataatacaacaaagaagcGCGTAAAAGAATAAAGATTTAACCAGGAGAACGAGAATAGAGAATCCCTAACTTAGAGTGGATTTGGGGATGAATCAATTGCAGACGGCTCTCCGAAGAAGCATCCACACGTCTCCACAACAAACAACTCCTCGTCTCACTAAAATCTCATTACACCCTCCCAAGACTGTAAGTTCATCCCCCTCACCCTCTCTCTCTCAAATTGCTTAACCCTAAACACATGAATTCAAAATGAAATACTAGATTTATATAATTTTGTATGATCTGGGTATGCTTTCAAAACTTTAATGTTTCATTGGAGATGTGTGTTTCTTAGCTCAATCTCTAAGTTTCATGTTTAATTTGAGTAACCGATGTAGTCAGAATTACCTAATTTTGTAGCTAATGCTTTGCTTGTTTTTGAATAGCATTAAGAACTCAATTGTTATGAACTCTGCGATTCACTTTGTATGTTTTGTAATCTAGCTCTAGAGTGATTATATGTTTCGAATTGAAAGAACATTTTTGTGAGAAATATAGCCAAGATTGATAACAATGTTGTCCAAGTTAGTGGTGACATTTATAAAGGTTCAGGAAGGTTTCGACTCTTAAGTGGTATGGATCACCAAGATTAATGTTGGGTAAATGCATATTATGATATTTGGACTTCCAGTGCATCCCAAGGCCTTAAGATGTCTGGCTCAAGAAAGGATTGACACCATAGATCCTTTTTCACTGTTTTTAGATTCACTTTGCAGTCCAATTTTTAGATTCACAAATGTTCTGCGTCTGAAAAACACCCCATATCTGCTAAATGTTACTCTGGATTTCAATATTTAGTTTTTGGTTAGCATTTGGCTTggcttttcttttctttactGCCAATGTTTGAATAACAAGTAACATGTAACAGAGATAATTAAATATGCAACTTTAAGAGATAGTTCTTTTAGTAAATTTGCAACTTGCACCTCACTGCGCTTCTGAAATTCCTTTCATTTGACCTTTTGTGGTTTAGGTAGAAGTCGAATTTGCAGATGGGAGTGCCTTCAATTTGTCAGCGGAGTTTCTTAGAGTGCACAGCCCTGCTGTGGATAGTAAGATTAGGTCTGTTGGTGGTGAAAAGGTAAAAATTATGCTTCCTTCATTGTTTTCTTTTTCACAACATCTGCAGTATTGCAGATTTACTTGTGTGATTGTCAGCTTACATGGTAAAATCGTGTTTGTGTCTTAGGTGATATATGGGCGACGGCATGTTGGTATCATGTCGGCTGAACCTATTGGAAACTATGGACTAAGGTATTTAGGAATTTGCAACTTAATTTTTTCCTCTATTAATCAGAGTAATATTTGTAATCCATTGCAAATTCTGTGACCTGGCAGAGTAGCTTTCGACGACTTGCATAAAACTGGGATTTATACATGGGATTATTTCTATCATCTTGGAAGCAACAAGTTTACACTCATGAGGAATTATATAAGGACCCTGAAAAAACATGGACTCAGCCGAGACCCACAGAGAAGAAAATGACCCAGAGGCCTAAGGTCCTTGGGGGCCAGAATTTTCAATGGTTTAGTGACGCCTTTCCTTTGCAGTCCAATTTGTTGTTTTCCTGTCAATATGGAAATGCCCCGTAAAAGTGTGGATGGTAGTTACAAGGAAAAATAGATAACTCTCAGTTGAACTTCAGTCTGGAATCTCAAACGACTGTTATGCCATTGATGCAAATTCTGTAATATTATGTTGAGTGTCGGGTATCATCCATTAATGTTTTCTTCCTGGGGTCTTTTTGGAGTCTCAGAGCTCTGTACGTATGCAAAATAAAGCAGTAATATGCTATGATAATTCCAAACTTAAGTTGCAAATTTAGATGAATGCAACCAGCCATGAATCCAGAAAACTTACCTTTCAGATTATTATTTTTTCCCAGTCAACAAAAGTGATGTGAATTCTAAGAATCATGTCTAGGCAAAACCATAAAGAAAACAGCACTGTCAAGTaaaacctaaaaaagtctacCATCAAGAGAAGCTGGCAGTAAGTAATTGAACACAAGGATGATATGAAAGGAATGTCAACTCAAACCTTCCCCCATAAGGGGAGACTGAGTTCTCTTTCTACTTCAAAGTATACTAACTGGATGGAAAGTAATGAAACAAACAGGCACATTCTTGATAAAAGAAAGAGCACGACTCAGAATGTCTTAAGAGATTGACCACTTGGTGCATCTTTTAGATCCTGAAGTATTTCGTGCATTGATTACTTCCCGTCATGAACAGGTTGTGTGCTTGTTTCCAGAACAGTATTTTCCAGGGTAACTGGGTTCATCTCTCACAGATCAATCACACGAGACAACTTCTGGATCCTGTTTAGCAAGAAGTCTCCTTGCTTGATGGTTGCTTGGTAGAGTGCATTCTTTGCATCGGGTCTGTTTGTTTCTAGAACTCCAGCAACTTTGTCTATCTTGCAGTGTAATTTCCCTGCTGCAATAAACCGAGAAAGTTCCCTGTGCATcgcatacaagaaaagaaaaaaaaaatcagatccgCACCCTATTAATACAACACAATCTCAAAAACATAAGGGGACAGTAATGTAACCCACTTCGCAACTATCAGGAATGTTGGCCAAAAACTGAAACAAAATACTTACAAATCAATAAATTCGACTGTCACTCCAAAAGCAGTTGCCATTGCTTCCATTGTTACACTCTTGTAAGATTCCAAAAACTGAGAGTAGACAACAGTTCGGACTTCCCTCATGTAATACCGAAAATGAGGGTGTAGATAGCGGTCCAATTTGATTTGCTCCGTTAAGCCAGCTGAGTAATCATACGATTGTGACAAATCATTACTAAATATTAAATAGACAATACAAAGAATCGAGATATCTCAAAGACGTATCCCCATGACACCCACATTTAAACTCCAACTTTAGAAAACTAAGAGACAACCCTCACCAAATGCTATGAAGAACGACTTGTACTGGCAATCATACAGAGAGTTCATAAATTCTGAGAGATGTGGAATCTTCCCTAGAACAGTTAGGATTTCTGGTGCGTCAACCACCTGCCAAACAAAATTATTCACCTTGAGAAACACTAGCAAGAAGCAAACACATAATGATATAGAACCACATGTAATGAGGGAATGCAGTATACCTTCTGTTTCAGTGAAACTCTGTCTAGTGATATAATGCTAGTAAGGACGGTGTAAAAGATGAAGGTGTCATAGGATAAAAGCTCATAAGTTGTGAAGGTAGAGATGGAATCAAGAAACAGATCAG
The nucleotide sequence above comes from Papaver somniferum cultivar HN1 chromosome 8, ASM357369v1, whole genome shotgun sequence. Encoded proteins:
- the LOC113302679 gene encoding uncharacterized protein LOC113302679 isoform X1, giving the protein MNQLQTALRRSIHTSPQQTTPRLTKISLHPPKTVEVEFADGSAFNLSAEFLRVHSPAVDSKIRSVGGEKVIYGRRHVGIMSAEPIGNYGLRVAFDDLHKTGIYTWDYFYHLGSNKFTLMRNYIRTLKKHGLSRDPQRRK
- the LOC113302679 gene encoding uncharacterized protein LOC113302679 isoform X2, whose protein sequence is MNQLQTALRRSIHTSPQQTTPRLTKISLHPPKTVEVEFADGSAFNLSAEFLRVHSPAVDSKIRSVGGEKVIYGRRHVGIMSAEPIGNYGLSFRRLA